In the Salmo salar unplaced genomic scaffold, Ssal_v3.1, whole genome shotgun sequence genome, one interval contains:
- the irx2a gene encoding iroquois-class homeodomain protein IRX-2a — protein sequence MSYPQGYLYQPPGSLALYSCPAYGASALAAPRSDDLARSSSGSAFSPYPGSAAAFTASASGFSSPMTYSTDPATGFPSYMSSPYDAQGMAGALSYHPYGSPGYPYQLNDPAYRKNATRDATTTLKAWLQEHRKNPYPTKGEKIMLAIITKMTLTQVSTWFANARRRLKKENKMTWAPRNKSEDEDDGDGERNDDRLEKNLDNSETSAEDEGISLQVDTLTDHSCSAESDGDKVSCRVGDVVCESGSDSKDKCEDEDDDDDDDDHELENGERHRSLSPKPVTSSPLTGLEASVVNHHHRENNHNKSCLDNRISGPHNQAVKPKLWSLAEIATSDPKQQQHHPGQTCPSLGLLTSTSSTPSPAVPGAVYSASSILGRPIYYTSPFYSNYTNYGNFSPLQGQGILQYNDGLTQTATEVNTMHKHTTDSLLKTNSNHVEQQFRPSHLYSKKGT from the exons ATGTCTTACCCCCAGGGTTATCTCTACCAGCCGCCGGGCTCCTTGGCTCTCTACTCCTGCCCGGCTTACGGGGCTTCAGCCCTGGCGGCCCCGAGGAGCGACGACTTGGCCAGGTCGTCCAGTGGATCAGCGTTTAGTCCTTACCCCGGATCAGCTGCTGCCTTCACGGCTTCAGCCAGCGGCTTCTCCAGCCCAATGACATACTCCACAGACCCTGCCACGGGATTCCCTTCCTACATG AGCTCTCCTTACGACGCGCAGGGCATGGCCGGGGCGCTCAGCTACCACCCCTACGGTAGCCCGGGATACCCTTACCAGCTCAACGATCCGGCCTACCGCAAGAACGCGACCCGAGACGCCACCACCACCCTGAAGGCCTGGCTACAGGAGCACAGGAAGAACCCTTACCCCACTAAGGGAGAGAAGATCATGTTGGCCATCATTACTAAGATGACCCTGACGCAGGTGTCCACCTGGTTCGCCAACGCCAGGAGGAggttgaagaaggaaaacaagaTGACGTGGGCTCCGCGGAATAAGAGTGAGGATGAGGACgatggagacggagagaggaatgATGACCGCTTGGAGAAAAATCTGGACAACAGCGAGACGTCCGCGGAGGATGAAG GTATCAGTTTGCAGGTTGACACCCTCACAGACCATTCTTGTTCCGCGGAGTCTGATGGGGATAAAGTGAGCTGTCGGGTCGGGGACGTGGTCTGTGAGTCTGGATCAGACAGTAAGGACAAAtgtgaggatgaggatgatgatgatgatgatgatgatcacgAACTGGAGAATGGGGAACGACACCGAAGCCTGTCACCTAAACCCGTGACATCATCACCACTTACAGGGCTCGAGGCCTCGGTCGTAAACCATCACCACCGGGAAAACAACCACAACAAATCGTGTCTTGACAACCGAATCTCAGGTCCTCACAATCAAGCCGTCAAACCCAAACTGTGGTCGTTAGCTGAGATCGCTACTTCAGACccgaagcagcagcagcatcacccGGGGCAGACTTGTCCATCTCTCGGTCTTCTAACCTCCACCTCCTCTACTCCCTCGCCGGCCGTCCCTGGCGCTGTGTACTCCGCCTCTTCCATCCTAGGACGACCCATCTACTACACGTCTCCGTTTTACAGTAATTACACAAACTATGGTAACTTCAGCCCGCTGCAGGGTCAAGGGATTCTGCAATATAACGACGGACTCACACAGACTGCTACTGAGGTCAACACCATGCATAAACACACCACTGACTCTCTGCTTAAAACTAACTCTAATCACGTCGAACAACAGTTCAGACCCTCACATTTATACTCTAAGAAAGGTACGTAA